The DNA sequence cactgtgtgttGTTAGTTGACTCCACATGGACTCCAAATCTTTCCCGGTCAACAGCAGGAGTATTAACCTCATTCTGCCCCAAATCCCCTCCTGTAGAGATCACTTTAATTaatgagaaacttttttttttttttctctcactcaaGATTTGGTCGAATGTTGCCTCTGGTGATTTTACATCATTTCTCTCCGCCTTCCAACAATCCGATTTCAGTGCCTTGAGTTGGCTGGATCTCCGCCTCTAGAGCTCTGTAAGACCAACCATGTGACAAAACACTGGGCTGATTAGAAGCCCAATCTGACAAGAGGGTTTTCTTTGGGAATGGTCACTTGTTACGAGATGCAGAGGACTCTGAAGTGCATCATTCTCTAAattataatgtgatttttgtgagaatttgtccaaatatttcacatgtaaacCCACATATACAATAattatacaatatacaatacTTTCATGCATGAAACACGTTTCCTCACTGGGCTGCTGTGGAGGATGTGCAATGGTATTCAGTGCAGCAATGTATAAAAAGTccataaataaagaaatattatttGAATACCTTTCACAATCATTAATTAGACCTACTTGTCCACAACAAAATTTGTGAATCCCTGATtaacatgtactgtaaaataCTGAAGAGATCACAATAACTAACTCTTGCCCTCTTTTCCAAGCTTTTGAGATAAAGTTGGCACaattaaacacatcaaaatgtaacAACCATTCAATTTTTGACCATCTGTGCACCtgaatatttcagggttttgtTGAGCTAATTCATGGACCTTTGACACTCTTAAATAATCATATTATGTAAAATACAGACGGACATAGGACTAACGTCACTTCGCCCAAATCACACAGCTCACATATTGTATTTTCCTCCTGAATAGTTTTGAATCTGACAACTTCAGTAGCTAAATAGGAAGAATATCAATTCAGGTAATACTTCTTTTAAACATGCATATATAATTTTCTCCACATGATGGGAAAAAATCCTAAGTggagatttttcactgagacaTTATTTGATGAATGTGATACAGAGGAGTTAAGATAGtttatcacattttaacatGATGAAAATAGATCCAATTCAAgcatatatttttaataatacacaccaaaaaatgaaataataacaataatagcaaCATCACCTAAAAGCAACTTGAAGCTCTTAAGTGGACCAACTCGGTTTATGTAGCTCATGGTAACTGCTCAGGATACCTGAGTGCCATACAGTCAATTTACCGGTCGTTTATTTGAATGAGTTTTCAACCATCAGTTCAGCTTCAGACTCTGAGCTGCTGAGGTCCTTCACTCTCTATGGTTGCGTGCCATAGAGCCAAAGTTTCTCCACATTCCACAATGAAAGAGTTTTGTCCCTACGTTGTGATTTAGGTCATCACCAATTCAGTGCCTGTTTTGTGGCAATTGAAAGATGTCCAATCTCCTGGGTTGGCACAATCACCCCATGCCTGTTACCATGGAAAGCGGGGCAAACTAGAACCTCCTCCATGCGTGTTCCCAAAGTAAATCTCCACTTTCTGGGGGGTTTAGCTGAGGGGGCTGGGAGGTAACTTGCGgtcatcatctctctctgcaATGAAAGGTGCTGGAGGTTCATGAGCTACACACCCACATATTAACCCTCTGCTCGACtcctgcaggtttttattcactGAGGTAATCTCAGTACGAACCAACGCTCAGCAGCCGCGTAATAGATAGATATACTCAAACCAGGCTGGAAATCTAAAGAGGTTAATTCGGCTGACTCCTCCCAGCGTTGCCATTTATCTTATTAATAATCGCACGACTTTAGCTTCGCCTTAAAAGTGGGAGGGCTGCTCGAGAGGGCTGGAAACCCGACAGGAACTGTCTCCGTGACACATGGTGCTGAAAGTGCCACTCGCCGCATCATGTGGTCggtcttttttgtctttctgtcttacCTGGACAGAAACTTCGTCAAGGGCGACCTCCTCAGCCGAGCTTTGGAAGCCGAGAAGGAGAGCAAAGACTTGTTCTCCATGATCAACGGCACCTTTTGCGCAAAAATGTCGGCCGTAGGGGAGAATTTCCTGTACCAGGTGTCAGACGGAGCCGAGGTGGTGCGCTCCGTGGTCAGCCCCTCTGGGATGCTGGTGAACTGCTCTGTGATAGTGAACCAGATGCAGGTGAAATCTTTCATGCATGAGTGCAGGTTGGGATTGAAAGAGCAGAAAGCCGGGCATCATCTGGAGACGCGTTTTGCGCACATGGATGAAGCCAAGCTGATGTGCCGGGAGTTTAAAAAGAGGTCGGAGCGCGCCGGCAGGGTGGAAGAGAATGATAACTCTGAGCTCCAGGACAAGGTTTTAAAAAGATCCAAGAGAGGCTTTACGTATCCTGGGACACTTTGGTGTGGAGCGGGCAACATGGCTGATAATTATAACCAGCTAGGTGGGTTGTGACATTAGATGTTTAACCAAGCATGTTGCagatattacattattaatcaTTGCCTACATCTTTGTTTTAGGAGACTTTGCAGACACTGACAGCTGTTGCCGTACGCATGATCACTGTCCCCATGTCATTCATGCCTTCTCTTCAAATTATGGTCACACTAATTTCAAGTGGCACTCCATCTGTCATTGCGACTGTGATCAGGCGTGAGTAAAAAAATTACAACCTATTTATGTACGTTAAGTCGCGTTAAATCTCAATTTTATGTATGAGACCAAAAGTGGTTGCTATTGCATATAGGCCCGATTTACTGTTAATTTGGCATTTGttacatttgttcatttttaattcattaGTAAAAGATGTTGAATGCAGAGATGGAAAGGCAACTGCACAATATATGTGTTTTGGATAATGTTGTGTAATGAAAATGATAGAACTCGAGCCAGGATTGTGACAGCAAGTACAACGCTGGAAATATAATGATCCATTTATAGTTTGAAAGCTCCATCCCTCccacactgtaaaaatgaatgttttttcagGCTCTTAAAAAGCTGTGTAAAATTTTGCATCAGCATTTTTAGGAATTAGCCTGAGGGGGTTTAATACcataatgaacataattttaAAGACTTGCAACAGAATTAATTACATAATCTAGAATCAGTGAAAATTAATTCAGTCAACTTGAAACAGCTGTTTAGTTATTTTGACAAATGTAACTGGTCAGATTTTTTCCGTCCAGGTCACTGCTTTTTTTAAGGACTTCTCCAttataaatgaattattattctTTTAGAAAAACAGTCTGAAATGAAGCTTCTGACAAAAATGAAGGCAGGTGTGAGTCATAACGGTAAAAGGttaatgtcagtaaaatatCAGGAAGACCAACTGAGCTAACAAAGAGTACACAAAGAACCAACATCTTAAATGTGTCACTGTTGGTTAGATCATGACTCTAAAGGAAAAGAATAAAGCTGGATGATCAGAGCATTATTCCAATGATGATCTAACAGCTTCAAACTGAGTGTAGGGATTCATGCAATATTTTGGATAACCTTATCTAAATTTTGGAAATTAACGACAGCTTGATACCTTGCAGATGAGTTATAGGTCAATACATATGAATTAAAATCTTCTCAGCTGCACAGTATCGTCAAAGCAGGGAGCATCTGCAGGAGAGGAGTCGTAGCACAAAGTCAAACTCAGCAAatatacttctgtacttttaatCAAACTTGCCATTTCCTTTTATGGTTGAATAATTTCCAATAGTGAATTTTTGTTCTTACATTCTGCAGGTTGAGAAGCTGTCTGAGGAAAGTCAATGACACATCTTCCAGGGTTGTTGGTCAGGCGTTCTTCAATGTTATTGGTGTGCCTTGCTTTGAGTTTTCTTATGAAGAACAGTGTGCAGAGCGGCACTGGTATGGCGTGTAAGTATCTTTGCTTGTAAGTAGCTTATTGAGTTGTACTACTTTCAGCAGTCATACCAACATGTACCCTGGTTTTGCTGAATGACTGAAGCTAAGCAGGCGCGGGCTTGgatagtacttggatgggaaaCCTCCTGGGAAAACTAAGTTGCTGCTGGAAGTGGTGTTAGTGGGCAAGTAGGGGGCAGTCTTCCCTCTGGTCCAAATAAAATCCCAGTGCCCCGGTGCAGTCACAGGGATATTGTGCTGTAGGAGATGACATCCTTTGGATGAGATGTTAAACTGGGGTCCTGACTCACTTGGTCATTAAaaaggacctattatgctcattttcaactctatatttttattctgggactccactagagttaCTTTGCATGAATCACagttaaaaaactccttatttatcttatactggccctttatgcagcccctcagttcagcctctgtcacTTAACAGGCGATTTTAGCTCCTATGTCTTttaggcccccctcctgataagcccactctgttctgattggccagctttccagaagcctgccGAGGCACATccgtatcagagtcgtgttaagttactgctgatgaaaaccaaatatttcctgctttgcggctttatattaaaagcttttaaatgattaaatagtGGGGGATTTATATTGcaaagaatttacaggaaatgaaacgtgttcctTACTGAATTAGCTTCGTTAGCGGCGCTAAAACCAGTCGACACAACAATATATGGGAAtgtttggagctatttgttcagcggatcagtgagaaataatgcagggatgAATAGtgcaagcagaaacagccacagtcatgatgatgtttgatgaagagctgcagacaaccagcacacctccaacaggtaaacaacttatttcaATTTgcactacccccaaaacaatggaaaaatgccataatgttagctgAGTGGAGCTGTTAACTTGTGCACTGTGATTGGAGCAGATGACCGTATAAAGAAATCCACCATGAGCCGACGTCGGGGTGAAAgtagagaaaaaacattgtaaaccagatcagtctgaagctggtgctttttgctcacagggatcacttctacatacatttacctcattatctGACACTTTgaccacatttaatatgaacatccaacatagtaacattatatatatgactgaaattAAGGAAAagtataataggtccccttAAAAGATCCCATAGCTCTTATAGCACTGAGTAGATTTTTTCCAGTGTCCTGGCAAAATTCCCAGCCTGGCTTTCTCCATCTGGCCACCTTAACATCCCCAGTGTAATTGGCTCAATGATTCCCGTCCTCTCCACCTCAAACTATATGTGGTGAGTGTTCTCATGCAAAATGACTGACGTGGCATCACCCAGATGGGTGCTACAAATTGGTGGTGGTTGAAGTGTGTTTCCCCCCTTCACTGTGAGGCACTTTGGGTATCAAGATAAAGCACTATATAAttgtaatacattattattattattatttctgaaatCACTACATACAACCTCCCTTTCCTCCATTCTCTCATAGGTGTAAACGATATGAGAAGTTCCCCATTGCTGTGCTGAAAGAGGCTGTCCCGTATGACTTCGGAGGTATCGATGTCATCGATGAGCTGACGGTTGGTCCTCCCAAGAAGAAAGATTCCAATAAAAGTGAcgaagagaaaacagagagtaCAACACAGTCTACAATATCAGGGCCTGAAGAGCCTTCACTCAGAAATGTGGTCACTGCTGCTGAGGACTTCATCAAGGTGCTTGCTACCGTCTCCACTTCTCAAAGCTCCACCACTGACTCCGACAAAGGTGAGACAGAAAGctctgagaagaagaagaggaagaacacAGGCCAAAAGAAGAAAGCCACCAAAAAGCGAAAAGGAAAGGGGAGGAAGCAAAAGCAGAAAGCTGAGACAGTTGTTAAAATAGAGGAAGGAGCAACAGTTTCACCCTCTGGCAGCAAGGCAGAAGAAGTCATCTCTCTTAGTAACttcatcagtgagtcacacaaACATGACCAGTCAagtataaacacaaacagagttGATAACAATGAATATGAGctcagaggaaaagaggagCCCTCCAATGAAGTCATGAAAGATGAACCAGCGATGGATAAGGAGAAGGTTTCCATTACATCACCTATGACAGATCAGAAGAAGCCAGTGGAGATGGATGATGATGCACCGATAGCAGAAGAAATCACTCTTTCTACACCAATAAGTACAACTACTGTTATTCTACATAAAGCAGAAAACAGATGGTtaagaaaggagaaaaagaagaggaagaaaattaCTTTTCCTCGCTCTGAAGAGGTTGTTTCAAATATTGCCCAATctataacaaaaacaaaagacaactTAAGTATCATTTCTGTGCCTGCCATTATTACCATAACTGCAATGGCACAGCCCGAGCAACAAAGTTTTGGGAGTGACACTGAAAAGCGACCTGTAGTAAGCACAGCCGGTACCCCCATTGTAATCTccaaaatcaaaagaaacaggtcaaaggagagagaagacagggaggggaggaaaaaaagggggaaagtCAGCTCAGCTTCTCCCATTGTGGCCACTGCCCACGAAAATACTTCTGCAGACAATCTGAAAGTGACCCCTCTCACCGGGGCTCCGACCGTGCCATCAGTCCCCACCATGGAGCAGCAGGTTTCTCACCGGCTGGACATTTATGGAGGGAGGATGCCTGTCCACATTACAGCTCTGAAGCCTTCGTTTAGCGCGTCTAAAGGGCAAAGGTCAAAGGACAGAGGACGGAGAAATAGAAGGAGAAAAACAGCTTTACCTCTTTCAAGTGAAAATCCACCTTTTCACAAGAGCTTTGAAAATGTGCTTCATATCTTCCCATCTCCAGGCACAAGAGAAGCACTGAAAAGTCCTACAACTACTCCAAGTAGCAGGCTTACAGAAGAGATAGGAACTTACAGTGAATGGAGGCTTTTTACAACAGCTGTCCCTTCTATCATAACCAAAAGACATGGGCAGACaatcagacagcagagaaaaccAAGAAAGAAAGCCACGCCTGCTGCTCTCAATGACAGAGTTTCTGTCCCTAAACAAACTGAACATACAACAATGACATTTACAACCATGTCATCCAAAGTCACCACAACTAAAGAGTTCAATTTACAGAGATCTGAAAACTCAAAGCCCCGCGTGACCACCTCGACCACTCCCTTTATGAGCCCAATTCAGCTATCTATCGAGAGAGTAAAAGAGCAATTCTccaggaagaagagaagaaaagcagcGCTGTCTGTTAGACAACAATGAGCCATGTGGTGCAAACATAGCAGGATAGGCTGAAAAAAGGCAACTTAGCTGGCTAGGCTAGCTCCTGATGATTGGATAAGCTTGCTTCATGATGAGTTAAACACTAgcctacattaaaaaaaaatctgacagtaTAATCTTTTCAGGTTCAGCATTTAAATcacagaaattgacagaaatcATACGTGATTGTAATGTAAGAATCATGTTTTGTAATATTGTATTCTGCATGTCTacaataaaatgtgtgaatgatTGTGAATGTATGAGTGCTTTAATTTATATGTagagataaaacaaaagttaaattcTCCTGTTtcaaaggaacagtttgacttGCCGAGATGAGTGTACTGATATCACTCAAATGTTTCTACGATCaatgtgaagctacagccaacagccagttagcttagcttagcattaatactgaaaatgaggaaacagctagcttagcacaacaaaatacaccaaacagcagctctaaaactcactaattaagaCACTAATTAAGACTATATCTTGGCTGGGCGCATTGACTTTCCCAATTTCAAGTGTTTGAGCTAAGCCAACCTAATCGGCTGCTGGCGGTAGCTTCATAGTTTTTGCTAAGACataagagtggtatcgatctaaGACTGTCAAAACTATTATTCCTTTAAACGTCTTTGTAGATATCTGAAATGGTATATAACTCAGGTAAAATATGACATTATGAGCAGATAGatagacacatacatacatgcatagaTGGATACATAGTTAGATAAAGCACATTCCTTATCTCAGCTGGAAATATTTAATCAAAAGGGGAAAATTTAAACTCAGTGGCTTAACCTGCTTAGCTTGAATTTTTCCACACATAGCATGCAAAGGAACCAAGCCAAAAATGCTGCAGGTTTATGCACTGTGCTCTTTTGTTCAAGGGGACTGAGGACTTATAGTTGCCACCCCCATCGTGGTTTAAGGCAGGGTCATTCTCCACGCAGATTAGGTGCTCACTTTGCACATTATGTTCACCCCTCACCACTAGGAGTTTTAACACCCAGCGCATAGGCTGAAATCCTCCAGGTCAGCTGATCCTCACATGCTTGCATAAGAAGAATTTATCAGAATGAGTTTTGAAAGGGTGACACATCCAAATGAGATGTCCACCATATCTGACATGTATGCAATTATAAGCAGCACTTTGTCAAGGGAAGATTTTCAGATATACTGCATAGTTTCCGATTATCTTGTGTAAATCCTTGGCAAAGGAGCTTGGCATTCACACAATCATAAGCTGAAATGGCAGAGCGAGTAACACAGCTGGATCTGGGAAAAAGCGTTTTCTCAGAGCgagggaaagaaaaagtggCAGGAATTTTCCATTTCATCTGCAAGTATGACCTCTCAGAATATATTCTGGGTTCAAATTTATGCTCATATAAACAAGCAACATCTGCATACAGATTGAAATTATAGGTTGGGGTTTTAAAACACGAATGCTGACTATGACAAAATAACCAGAGTACCcactaattaaaaatatataatgtatgcCTGAGTGCTTACACAAGCTATGCAACTCTGCCTCACAAGAGGCAGCATTCAAATGCATACTGACAATAAGTATTAGTTTTAGTCATATGTGTAGCTTATGCTTGTAACTTACAtttgttcaaataaaatgtatatggggatagaaaataattaacacacTTACAGAGGCCAACACACATGGTCCATGCATGAAGTATAATTCATTTGCAATTGTTCACGTTATATCATATATCAGTCAGTCATATGTGTAAGGATTAGGGGGGTTTTGACatgtatttttgatttattaagcTCACAAATCTGTACAGCAATGTTTTTGTGCATGCAGACTACAAAGTGAAGTAatgttgtaaataatataataaacgTCATGTGTCCTCTTTGACACATGTGGTCCCACATCTGTCTCCATTGGTATGCTGATGCATTAACTCACCTGATAACTGCACCAAGATAACTAGGAAACAACCAGAGGGAAACTAGCAGCTTAACTAGCTAATAAGTAGAGAGCAGAGTAAAGTCCATCATTCAGACTGTGTGGTGCCTCTCTTGATCGCTGCATTCTTTCAAACAGATGAATTAGGCCAGACTGTGTATGTAATCACTGGTTAATACAAATtcttaaattcatttatttttaaatttccaaTAACTGTAAAGACTCAGTACCATGTGTGTCTTAGTCCTTTGCACTGAAACAAAACTATGTTTCGCTGTGAAAGCCAGTCTTGGTAGGTACAGTTAGGGACTCAGACAGCAGACATGAAACCCCAGCAAAAGCATTTGAGGTGAGCGACACTCCATCCACAGCTGTCTTCTCTGGTGTCTCACAAGCTCTGTACTCTGGTCCTCTGGAAActctgtaataaaagaaaatgttttgttaagtttaaaaCAAATTGTCTAAAATAGATTAAGTAAATTCAGTGTGAATCTGTTCACTTAAACTTTTACTACACATACCTCCATGCCCCTGAGTGCTGGTACGTCTTGCCAGGTGAACAAAGGTGAACAAAGTGAAGGGAACCAGTATGGTGGTACAAGTGAGTAGACctgaaaaacattaaagctAAATTCCCTGAAAAAAGTCCCAACATATTGTTTGTCTACCCCAGTAGAGCCACATATGTAATGGTAAGTTGTGCAGCAGCAAAGGTTTAATAAGGGAACTGTAACACAATTGTTCAAGAAAGACTGTTTTCACCGTTACACGTATTTGCTAGTTCAGTTGTAATTAATCTGTACTTCAGCACATTGGCTTTGAAATGTAACATGACTATGAGGTTAATCTTTCCTCTTTACCTTGATGGTGTTTACATCCACAGATGAACAGTGTAGGAATTATagctttagtttttatttgtaactAAAGTCCTCCAATTCTAGCAGACCAAAGATCATTTGgccaattaaaacaaactttatcatGATATCTAATATTTGATGTCAAACCATTTTCAGTCATTGACTGTCTGAAGTCTGTGATCCCAGAGGACACTTATATCTCCCCTGGTGATTCTATGTCGGACCTGAACTATAAACTGGAATTTTGCCTTTGGTCTGATTTTCGGCAAGTGACACACCTACTCAGCTGGACTTAGGTCAGATGATGACAATGCCAGTGGAGAACATCCCACTGCTGGGTCATAAAAAAAACTCCCCGGCTGCATTTGCAGTATATTTAGGATTGTCCTCCTCCTGCATTGTCCTACAGTTGGCAGACTACCTAAAAAGGGGGCTACAGTGGCTTCACTGTTAACCCAATATGGAtgttaacacacaaaaaaccctACTTAAAACCAGGTCTACTTATCAGCTTCCAGTTTTCCTCTGGCTGTTTCCAAGTTATCTTGGTACAGTCATTGGGTGAGTTTATGCATCAGCATACCAGTGGAGATACCACACCTGTCAAATAAGACACATGGCATTTATATTATTTACgacatttctttactttgtagtctgcatgcacaaacacatcgCTGGTGATGTACAGATTTGTGAgcttaataaatcaaaaatgcatGTCAAAACACCCCTAATCCTTACATATATGACTGACGAGGGTTCAGTTAACTCACTTCTCCCATATATGTAGATATGTCACACAGCAAATAATCCAAATCATGTGCAAAACAGCTGATAATAATTAAGGAGTACAAGTTTGTACAAGTTGGATAATGGAACAAGTGGACACTTTAGCATACTGAAGTGTATTGCACTTCCTAAGACAATGAAATCAGGAAATACCCCGAAAAATGGGGTTTTTCATTATACAACATGAACAACTGCAAATGAATTATACTTCATGTACGGACCAGCAATTTTATCTTCGCACAACATTTCATTAATTATATAACTGAATTTATGTGCAAGTTTAATTTTACAAATATGTTCTTTTTGAGTGGACACGtacttttgtgtattttggtctgaagctgtattttattatttctag is a window from the Thunnus thynnus chromosome 7, fThuThy2.1, whole genome shotgun sequence genome containing:
- the proca1 gene encoding uncharacterized protein proca1, with the protein product MWSVFFVFLSYLDRNFVKGDLLSRALEAEKESKDLFSMINGTFCAKMSAVGENFLYQVSDGAEVVRSVVSPSGMLVNCSVIVNQMQVKSFMHECRLGLKEQKAGHHLETRFAHMDEAKLMCREFKKRSERAGRVEENDNSELQDKVLKRSKRGFTYPGTLWCGAGNMADNYNQLGDFADTDSCCRTHDHCPHVIHAFSSNYGHTNFKWHSICHCDCDQALRSCLRKVNDTSSRVVGQAFFNVIGVPCFEFSYEEQCAERHWYGVCKRYEKFPIAVLKEAVPYDFGGIDVIDELTVGPPKKKDSNKSDEEKTESTTQSTISGPEEPSLRNVVTAAEDFIKVLATVSTSQSSTTDSDKGETESSEKKKRKNTGQKKKATKKRKGKGRKQKQKAETVVKIEEGATVSPSGSKAEEVISLSNFISESHKHDQSSINTNRVDNNEYELRGKEEPSNEVMKDEPAMDKEKVSITSPMTDQKKPVEMDDDAPIAEEITLSTPISTTTVILHKAENRWLRKEKKKRKKITFPRSEEVVSNIAQSITKTKDNLSIISVPAIITITAMAQPEQQSFGSDTEKRPVVSTAGTPIVISKIKRNRSKEREDREGRKKRGKVSSASPIVATAHENTSADNLKVTPLTGAPTVPSVPTMEQQVSHRLDIYGGRMPVHITALKPSFSASKGQRSKDRGRRNRRRKTALPLSSENPPFHKSFENVLHIFPSPGTREALKSPTTTPSSRLTEEIGTYSEWRLFTTAVPSIITKRHGQTIRQQRKPRKKATPAALNDRVSVPKQTEHTTMTFTTMSSKVTTTKEFNLQRSENSKPRVTTSTTPFMSPIQLSIERVKEQFSRKKRRKAALSVRQQ